The Winogradskyella schleiferi genome contains the following window.
TCTTTATGAAAATAACGCTGTTTTACACGATATTTGTCAATAGCTCCATTGATAAGTTTTTCAAATTTTTCCTCGTGAACACCAAGATCTTCGGCATAGACAATATTATTAATGTCCATATTAAAGAGTTCCCATCTTGTATATCCAAAAATTTCGCAAACACTCTCGTTGACTTTTAACCAATTTCCATCTAAATTTACAATAGCAATGCCATTGTAAGTATTATTAAATGTGCGCTCTAAAACGTCGTAAGCGTTAGAGAAGTTTCGCAGATGATTTGACACTTTCATTGAATTAGAATTACAAGGATTAATCTACTGAAAGCTATTATTTAGTAAGGGTAAACTCCGTTAAATTATGGTTACTATTGTATTTAACATCAAAAAGTTACGAAAAAAAACCCAAATCACAAAAAAACACTATATTTGCCGCTCGAAAGAAAGGCTTTCGTGTACATAAAAATCATTTACAATAATATTAGCATGTATTTAGATCAAAAAGAAAAGGAAAAACTTTTCAAAAAACACGGTAAAGATGCAAAGGACACTGGATCTGCAGAAGGACAGATTGCATTATTTACAGCAAGAATCAATCACTTAACTGAGCACTTAAAGAATAATCGTAAAGATTATAATACAGAGCGTTCGTTAGTAAAACTAGTTGGTAAACGTAGATCATTACTAGACTATTTAACTAAGAAAGATATCTTAAGATATCGTGCGATAGTGAAAGAATTAGGATTAAGAAAATAATCTCAATAAATAGACCACGCCTAACAGCGTGGTTTTTTGATATATAACAACTCGATTTTGGACGAGTATAAAAACCAAAATTGAAATTAAGCATGAGTACCTGAAACAT
Protein-coding sequences here:
- the rpsO gene encoding 30S ribosomal protein S15 — its product is MYLDQKEKEKLFKKHGKDAKDTGSAEGQIALFTARINHLTEHLKNNRKDYNTERSLVKLVGKRRSLLDYLTKKDILRYRAIVKELGLRK